A stretch of Brassica napus cultivar Da-Ae chromosome C6, Da-Ae, whole genome shotgun sequence DNA encodes these proteins:
- the LOC106430725 gene encoding metal tolerance protein 9 isoform X1, translated as METTKEHHLGVSGQDYIVDLLPNDDDDRSSPPSSWRLSLDTFRLPSSSPLSSRRTRLSRYLRTPKKERKVSEYYKKQEKLLEGFNEMETINETGFVSGAPSEEELKKLAKSERLAVNISNAANLVLFVAKVYASVESRSMAVIASTLDSLLDLLSGFILWFTANAMSKPNHFHYPIGKRRMQPVGIIVFASVMATLGLQVLLESTRLLVSKNGPHMSSTEEKWMIGIMASATVIKFLLMLYCRSFQNEIVRAYAQDHLFDVVTNSVGLATAVLAVKFYWWIDPSGAILIALYTISTWARTVLENVHSLIGRSAPPDFLAKLTFLIWNHHEKIKHIDTVRAYTFGSHYFVEVDIVLPEDMRLHEAHNIGETLQEKLEQLSEVERAFVHIDFEFTHRPEHKYKV; from the exons ATGGAGACGACGAAGGAGCATCATCTCGGCGTTAGTGGACAGGACTACATTGTCGACCTTCTTCCGAACGATGACGATGACCGCTCGTCTCCACCGTCTTCGTGGCGTCTCAGCCTCGACACGTTCCGcctcccttcttcttctcccctgTCCTCTCGCCGTACTCGCTTGTCCCGTTATCTCCGGACTCCAA AAAAGGAACGTAAAGTTTCTGAGTACTACAAGAAGCAAGAGAAGCTGCTTGAGGGTTTCAATGAAATGGAAACAATCAACGAAACTGGTTTTGTCTCTGGAGCTCCATCTGAG GAAGAGCTGAAGAAGCTAGCCAAGAGCGAGAGGCTTGCAGTAAACATCTCAAACGCAGCAAACCTTGTGCTTTTTGTAGCCAAAGTTTATGCTTCTGTTGAGAGTAGATCTATGGCTGTGATTGCTTCAACTTTGGACTCTCTCTTGGATCTCTTGTCTGGATTCATTCTATGGTTCACTGCAAACGCCATGAGCAAACCAAACCATTTTCACTATCCAATCGGAAAACGAAGGATGCAACCTGTG GGGATCATTGTGTTTGCCTCTGTCATGGCAACTCTTGGGCTACAAGTGTTGCTAGAGTCAACTAGACTACTAGTTTCCAAG AATGGTCCCCATATGAGCAGCACCGAGGAGAAATGGATGATTGGAATCATGGCTTCTGCTACAGTCATCAAGTTTCTCCTCATGCTTTACTGCAGAAGTTTTCAAAACGAAATTGTCAGAGCCTATGCACAAGACCACCTCTTTGATGTCGTCACCAACTCGGTCGGTTTAGCAACAGCTGTCTTGGCTGTAAAATTCTACTGGTGGATTGATCCCTCTGGTGCTATTCTC ATTGCTTTGTATACAATCAGCACATGGGCAAGAACGGTACTAGAGAATGTTCATTCGCTTATTGGACGCTCTGCACCGCCTGATTTCTTGGCGAAACTAACGTTCTTGATATGGAACCATCACGAGAAGATCAAACACATTGATACAGTGAGAGCCTACACGTTTGGGTCACACTACTTTGTTGAAGTTGATATTGTTTTGCCAGAGGACATGAGGCTGCACGAAGCTCACAACATCGGAGAGACTCTTCAGGAGAAGCTCGAGCAACTCTCTGAGGTCGAGAGGGCTTTTGTCCATATTGACTTTGAGTTCACTCATCGTCCCGAACACAAGTACAAGGTTTGA
- the LOC106430725 gene encoding metal tolerance protein 9 isoform X2, with amino-acid sequence METTKEHHLGVSGQDYIVDLLPNDDDDRSSPPSSWRLSLDTFRLPSSSPLSSRRTRLSRYLRTPKKERKVSEYYKKQEKLLEGFNEMETINETGFVSGAPSEEELKKLAKSERLAVNISNAANLVLFVAKVYASVESRSMAVIASTLDSLLDLLSGFILWFTANAMSKPNHFHYPIGKRRMQPVGIIVFASVMATLGLQVLLESTRLLVSKNGPHMSSTEEKWMIGIMASATVIKFLLMLYCRSFQNEIVRAYAQDHLFDVVTNSVGLATAVLAVKFYWWIDPSGAILIALYTISTWARTVLENVHSLIGRSAPPDFLAKLTFLIWNHHEKIKHIDTVRAYTFGSHYFVEVDIVLPEDMRLHEAHNIGETLQEKLEQLSEVERAFVHIDFEFTHRPEHKYK; translated from the exons ATGGAGACGACGAAGGAGCATCATCTCGGCGTTAGTGGACAGGACTACATTGTCGACCTTCTTCCGAACGATGACGATGACCGCTCGTCTCCACCGTCTTCGTGGCGTCTCAGCCTCGACACGTTCCGcctcccttcttcttctcccctgTCCTCTCGCCGTACTCGCTTGTCCCGTTATCTCCGGACTCCAA AAAAGGAACGTAAAGTTTCTGAGTACTACAAGAAGCAAGAGAAGCTGCTTGAGGGTTTCAATGAAATGGAAACAATCAACGAAACTGGTTTTGTCTCTGGAGCTCCATCTGAG GAAGAGCTGAAGAAGCTAGCCAAGAGCGAGAGGCTTGCAGTAAACATCTCAAACGCAGCAAACCTTGTGCTTTTTGTAGCCAAAGTTTATGCTTCTGTTGAGAGTAGATCTATGGCTGTGATTGCTTCAACTTTGGACTCTCTCTTGGATCTCTTGTCTGGATTCATTCTATGGTTCACTGCAAACGCCATGAGCAAACCAAACCATTTTCACTATCCAATCGGAAAACGAAGGATGCAACCTGTG GGGATCATTGTGTTTGCCTCTGTCATGGCAACTCTTGGGCTACAAGTGTTGCTAGAGTCAACTAGACTACTAGTTTCCAAG AATGGTCCCCATATGAGCAGCACCGAGGAGAAATGGATGATTGGAATCATGGCTTCTGCTACAGTCATCAAGTTTCTCCTCATGCTTTACTGCAGAAGTTTTCAAAACGAAATTGTCAGAGCCTATGCACAAGACCACCTCTTTGATGTCGTCACCAACTCGGTCGGTTTAGCAACAGCTGTCTTGGCTGTAAAATTCTACTGGTGGATTGATCCCTCTGGTGCTATTCTC ATTGCTTTGTATACAATCAGCACATGGGCAAGAACGGTACTAGAGAATGTTCATTCGCTTATTGGACGCTCTGCACCGCCTGATTTCTTGGCGAAACTAACGTTCTTGATATGGAACCATCACGAGAAGATCAAACACATTGATACAGTGAGAGCCTACACGTTTGGGTCACACTACTTTGTTGAAGTTGATATTGTTTTGCCAGAGGACATGAGGCTGCACGAAGCTCACAACATCGGAGAGACTCTTCAGGAGAAGCTCGAGCAACTCTCTGAGGTCGAGAGGGCTTTTGTCCATATTGACTTTGAGTTCACTCATCGTCCCGAACACAAGTACAAG
- the LOC106430726 gene encoding phosphoglycerate kinase 3, cytosolic yields the protein MATKRSVGTLKEADLKGKSVFVRVDLNVPLDDNSNITDDTRIRAAVPTIKYLMGNGSRVVLCSHLGRPKGVTPKFSLKPLVPRLSELLGVEVVMADDSIGEEVQKLVAGLPEGGVLLLENVRFYKEEEKNDPEFAKKLAALADVYVNDAFGTAHRAHASTEGVAKYLKPSVAGFLMQKELDYLVGAVANPKKPFAAIVGGSKVSTKIGVIESLLSTVDILLLGGGMIFTFYKAQGHSVGSSLVEEDKLDLAKSLMEKAKAKGVSLLLPTDVVIADKFAPDANSKIVAATAIPDGWMGLDIGPDSIKTFSEALDTTKTIIWNGPMGVFEFDKFAAGTEAVAKQLAELSGKGVTTIIGGGDSVAAVEKVGLADKMSHISTGGGASLELLEGKPLPGVLALDDA from the exons ATGGCGACGAAGAGAAGCGTAGGAACGTTGAAGGAAGCAGATCTGAAGGGAAAGAGCGTGTTCGTGAGGGTTGATCTCAACGTTCCTTTGGACGATAACTCCAACATCACCGATGACACCAGGATTCGCGCCGCTGTTCCCACCATCAAGTACTTGATGGGAAACGGATCTAGGGTTGTTCTCTGCAGCCACTTG GGCCGCCCCAAAGGTGTTACCCCTAAATTCAGCTTAAAGCCTCTTGTGCCGAGATTGTCTGAGCTTCTAGGTGTCGAG GTTGTGATGGCCGATGACTCTATTGGCGAGGAAGTCCAGAAACTGGTTGCAGGACTACCTGAAGGTGGTGTTCTTCTCTTGGAGAATGTTAGGTTCTacaaggaagaagagaagaacgACCCTGAATTTGCAAAGAAGCTTGCTGCTCTTGCAGATGTCTACGTTAACGATGCTTTCGGCACTGCTCACAGAGCCCATGCTTCCACTGAAGGAGTTGCCAAGTACCTGAAGCCTTCCGTCGCTGGTTTCCTCATGCAGAAGGAACTTGATTACCTTGTCGGAGCTGTGGCAAACCCCAAGAAGCCTTTCGCTGCCATTGTTGGAGGCTCAAAGGTTTCGACCAAGATTGGTGTCATTGAGTCACTCttgtccaccgttgacatcctCTTGCTCGGTGGAGGTATGATTTTCACTTTCTACAAGGCGCAAGGACATTCGGTTGGATCTTCTCTTGTGGAAGAGGACAAGCTTGACTTGGCCAAGTCACTCATGGAGAAGGCAAAAGCCAAAGGTGTCTCTCTTTTACTTCCAACCGATGTGGTTATTGCTGACAAGTTCGCTCCCGATGCTAACAGCAAG ATAGTGGCAGCCACGGCAATCCCAGATGGCTGGATGGGACTTGATATTGGTCCAGACTCCATCAAGACATTCAGCGAAGCCCTGGACACAACCAAGACCATCATCTGGAATGGTCCCATGGGTGTATTTGAATTCGATAAGTTTGCAGCTGGAACTGAG GCCGTAGCAAAGCAACTTGCGGAGCTGAGCGGAAAGGGGGTGACCACAATCATAGGAGGAGGTGACTCTGTGGCTGCCGTTGAGAAGGTTGGTTTGGCAGACAAGATGAGCCACATCTCTACCGGAGGCGGTGCTAGTTTGGAGCTTCTCGAGGGTAAGCCACTTCCAGGAGTCCTCGCTCTCGACGACGCTTGA
- the LOC125589202 gene encoding uncharacterized protein LOC125589202 translates to MGTPRHQQPFQHSMEPGYGNNETVLQTGSTSANFRAPNQNASDVKQVRNFSIQTGEEFSLEFMRDRVIPQRSSNPNAAGDTNTSDCASDVSRMSTMENGLRGYDRTNPSLHEFGNRLGHVQSARQASVSKDSSLGNLLGYSSSSASGSVIAKVKIFCSFGGKILPRPGDSKLRYVGGETHIISVRKDISWLALRQKVLEVYYQTHVVKYQLPGEDLDALVSVTCEEDLQNMFEEYNEMGNRGGSEKLRMFLFSIGDLDDALLGVNKNDGDSEFQYVVAVNGVGIGSGRDSTTLHGLDNSSANNLAELDVWNTEGIKSIAGDVVGVSAQQLMANGFQQSSGQQSESIPPGSSLHYSQSIPASGAYQYQQPVQPSSDRQYPQSITPDSSFQYPHSITPGSASTYGFYPQYYGHVVQHGEREHFPLYAQNPNYSSLAETSSSIPFQGHVNQQAGWADGHPHPGPTPQNTQALAEEQKVLPPDMKVHEHVEPENRKNLANGHQDPPHINDAEVTNQNQVREVSAATTTPSQEAHLLPPRSDARQSASPKPDTYRDDVFAGLVPLSVKEDQLPTSNGNVRNDSESNLIDLNYPEPVHSPPPKVYRSERIPREQLEVLNRLSKSDGSLDSQFLMSQPETNTAQQDAAKEAAGKSHEDSQTVNGDATHQEHKSIETVFEKLGVSDDTLDSEPLRKIADHDDANKNRVVNGADVNAAIGHATPEEQASTNDSDSLHGDILIDINDRFPRDFLSEIFSNAISEDTSAVHPYPHNGAAISMNVQNQDPKNWSYFQQLAEELIRRDVAGVDQADSHFPSDIKDGGESSRLHHVTPMSRDGISANIGDPKLTLGRDYGDDFSRSNGGFTSTVLPTLKDEHMKVTESVEFGDIVENLRTPDFVPKDEKTETRHAALPPLGSEFDRCGLQIIKNEDLEELKELGSGTFGMVYHGKWRGSDVAIKRIKKNCFAGRSSEQEILTGEFWGEAEILSKLHHPNVVAFYGVVKDGPGGTMATVTEYMVDGSLRHVLVRKDRHLDRRKRLLIAMDAAFGMEYLHSKNTVHFDLKCDNLLVNLKDPSRPICKVGDFGLSKIKRNTLVSGGVRGTLPWMAPELLNGSSSKVSEKVDVFSFGIVLWEILTGEEPYANMHYGAIIGGIVNNTLRPTIPAFCDDEWRTLMEECWAPNPMARPSFTEIAGRLRVMSSAAISTQSKPPAHRASK, encoded by the exons ATGGGTACACCTAGACACCAGCAGCCTTTTCAGCACTCTATGGAACCTGGATACGGAAACAACGAGACTGTTCTACAAACGGGGAGCACGAGTGCTAATTTTAGAGCTCCCAATCAAAATGCTTCAGATGTTAAGCAGGTGCGTAACTTCTCCATACAAACAGGGGAAGAGTTTTCTCTTGAGTTTATGCGTGATCGGGTGATTCCTCAGAGGTCTTCCAACCCCAATGCAGCTGGGGACACCAATACAAGTGACTGTGCTTCAGATGTCTCCAGGATGAGCACTATGGAAAATGGCTTGAGGGGTTATGACAGAACCAACCCTTCGCTTCACGAGTTTGGAAATAGACTTGGTCATGTCCAGTCAGCACGGCAAGCTTCAGTTAGTAAAGATAGCAGTCTAGGAAATTTACTAGGAtactcatcttcttcagccTCAGGTAGTGTAATAGCGAAAGTTAAGATCTTTTgcagttttggtgggaaaatactTCCACGCCCAGGTGATTCAAAGCTCAGATATGTTGGAGGCGAGACGCACATTATTTCCGTAAGGAAGGACATTTCTTGGCTGGCGCTTAGGCAAAAAGTCCTTGAGGTTTATTACCAAACTCATGTTGTGAAGTATCAGCTTCCTGGTGAAGATCTTGATGCGTTGGTTTCTGTAACATGTGAGGAAGATCTCCAGAATATGTTTGAAGAGTATAATGAGATGGGAAACCGTGGTGGCTCTGAAAAGCTTAGGATGTTTCTGTTCTCCATCGGCGATCTGGATGATGCTCTTTTGGGGGTTAATAAAAATGATGGTGACTCTGAGTTCCAGTATGTTGTAGCGGTAAATGGCGTGGGAATTGGATCAGGAAGGGACTCTACTACCCTTCATGGGCTGGATAACTCTTCAGCAAACAACTTAGCTGAGCTTGATGTATGGAACACCGAGGGGATTAAAAGCATTGCTGGAGATGTTGTTGGAGTTAGCGCACAGCAGTTGATGGCAAATGGCTTCCAACAATCATCTGGTCAACAGTCCGAGTCTATTCCACCAGGATCATCGCTTCATTATTCTCAATCTATTCCAGCCAGTGGTGCATATCAGTATCAGCAACCTGTTCAGCCAAGTTCGGATCGTCAGTATCCCCAATCTATTACGCCAGACTCCTCTTTTCAGTATCCACATTCCATCACACCGGGGTCTGCCAGCACTTATGGATTTTACCCGCAGTATTACGGGCACGTGGTTCAACATGGAGAACGAGAGCACTTTCCTCTATATGCTCAAAATCCTAACTACTCGAGTCTCGCGGAAACTTCCAGTTCCATACCGTTCCAAGGGCATGTCAATCAGCAAGCTGGCTGGGCTGATGGGCATCCGCACCCTGGTCCTACTCCACAGAACACGCAAGCCCTTGCTGAGGAGCAGAAGGTATTACCACCTGATATGAAAGTTCATGAGCATGTTGAGCCTGAAAACCGTAAAAATTTGGCAAACGGTCACCAGGATCCTCCTCATATAAATGATGCTGAGGTGACGAATCAGAATCAAGTTCGGGAGGTTTCTGCTGCAACAACTACTCCTAGCCAGGAGGCACATTTACTTCCCCCTAGAAGTGATGCACGGCAAAGCGCTTCTCCAAAGCCTGATACTTACCGTGATGATGTTTTTGCTGGGCTGGTTCCTCTATCTGTTAAGGAAGATCAGCTCCCAACTTCAAATGGCAATGTTCGTAACGACTCTGAGTCAAATCTAATTGATCTTAACTACCCTGAGCCTGTGCATTCTCCTCCACCTAAGGTATATCGTTCAGAGAGAATACCTCGTGAACAGTTAGAAGTGCTAAATCGTTTGTCGAAATCTGATGGCTCGCTAGATTCTCAGTTCTTAATGTCGCAGCCAGAAACGAACACTGCACAGCAAGATGCAGCAAAAGAAGCAGCTGGAAAGTCGCATGAAGATTCCCAAACTGTTAATGGTGATGCTACCCACCAGGAGCATAAAAGCATTGAGACAGTCTTTGAAAAACTGGGGGTATCAGATGATACATTGGACTCCGAGCCCCTGCGAAAAATTGCGGATCATGATGATGCAAACAAGAACAGAGTAGTCAATGGGGCAGATGTAAACGCAGCAATTGGTCATGCTACTCCTGAAGAGCAAGCTTCTACTAACGATTCTGATTCACTGCATGGAGATATTCTTATCGATATCAATGACCGGTTTCCTCGTGACTTCCTTTCTGAAATATTTTCGAATGCAATCTCAGAGGACACATCTGCTGTCCATCCATATCCTCACAATGGAGCTGCTATTAGCATGAATGTGCAGAATCAAGATCCAAAAAATTGGTCGTATTTTCAGCAGCTGGCTGAAGAACTTATCCGAAGAGATGTTGCAGGTGTTGACCAAGCTGATTCTCACTTTCCATCTGACATTAAAGATGGTGGAGAGAGCTCCAGATTGCATCACGTCACACCAATGAGTAGAGATGGTATTTCAGCAAACATTGGGGATCCGAAATTGACTTTAGGTCGAGATTATGGGGATGATTTTTCTAGAAGTAACGGGGGTTTCACTAGCACTGTACTCCCTACTCTGAAGGATGAACATATGAAGGTCACAGAGAGTGTAGAATTTGGTGATATTGTGGAGAACCTGAGGACGCCAGATTTTGTACCAAAG GATGAAAAGACAGAAACAAGGCATGCTGCGCTTCCTCCACTTGGCTCAGAGTTTGACCGCTGTGGCTTGCAG ATCATTAAGAATGAAGATCTTGAGGAGTTGAAAGAGCTTGGTTCTGGTACTTTTGGAATGGTTTATCATGGGAAATGGAGAGGATCAGATGTCGCTATCAAGAGGATAAAGAAGAATTGCTTTGCTGGGCGGTCATCAGAGCAAGAGATATTG ACTGGTGAATTCTGGGGGGAGGCTGAGATTCTTTCAAAACTTCATCACCCGAATGTGGTAGCATTTTATGGTGTTGTAAAAGACGGGCCTGGGGGGACAATGGCGACCGTGACAGAGTACATGGTGGATGGTTCTCTGAGGCATGTTCTGGTCCGGAAGGACAG GCATCTTGATCGTCGTAAGAGACTCCTCATTGCCATGGATGCTGCATTTGGAATGGAATATTTACACTCCAAAAATACTGTTCACTTCGATTTGAAATGTGACAATTTACTTGTGAACTTGAAAGATCCTTCTCGCCCAATCTGCAAG GTTGGTGACTTTGGTTTGTCAAAAATCAAGAGAAATACATTGGTATCTGGTGGTGTACGTGGAACCTTACCATGGATGGCACCAGAGCTTTTAAATGGGAGCAGCAGCAAAGTTTCAGAAAAG GTTGATGTTTTCTCATTTGGTATTGTTCTGTGGGAGATTCTGACGGGAGAGGAACCATATGCCAATATGCACTATGGGGCCATAATAG GTGGGATAGTGAACAACACACTGAGACCAACCATACCAGCCTTCTGTGACGATGAATGGAGAACACTAATGGAGGAGTGTTGGGCGCCAAACCCAATGGCAAGACCATCTTTCACAGAGATTGCTGGCCGCTTGCGAGTGATGTCATCTGCAGCGATTTCGACTCAGTCCAAGCCACCAGCTCACAGGGCTTCCAAATAA